A region of Campylobacter concisus DNA encodes the following proteins:
- the rpsF gene encoding 30S ribosomal protein S6, protein MKHYELLFILKPTLTEEEVKAKVDFVKEVITKNGGEIATVVEMGTRKLAYTIKKYERGTYFVIYYKAPPALLAELTRNVRITEDIIRFLSVKYENKREIAAWERLCKGIKQTIKKEPREPRAPREPRVEKVDEQTFTEE, encoded by the coding sequence ATGAAACATTACGAGCTTTTATTTATTCTTAAGCCGACATTAACGGAAGAGGAAGTTAAAGCTAAAGTTGACTTCGTAAAAGAAGTTATAACAAAAAATGGTGGCGAGATCGCTACTGTCGTTGAGATGGGTACTAGAAAACTAGCTTATACCATCAAAAAATACGAGCGTGGAACATACTTTGTTATCTATTACAAAGCACCACCAGCGCTTCTTGCAGAGCTTACGAGAAATGTAAGGATCACTGAAGATATAATAAGATTTTTAAGCGTTAAATATGAAAATAAACGCGAAATCGCAGCTTGGGAAAGACTTTGCAAAGGTATCAAACAAACTATAAAAAAAGAGCCTCGTGAGCCAAGAGCACCGCGTGAGCCAAGAGTTGAAAAAGTAGACGAGCAAACTTTTACAGAAGAATAA
- a CDS encoding single-stranded DNA-binding protein, whose amino-acid sequence MFNKVVLVGNLTRDIELRYTTSGSAIGNSGIAVTRKFNTNGEKREETCFIDISFFGKSAEIANQYLSKGSKLLIEGRLKFDQWTDNNGQNRSKHSIVVENMEMLGGNSGANGQSQGGFNQNSSYSQQRNNGSTNSYGNGGYQNSAPQRQQMQPQNKKVQEEYYEEKIPDINIDADNFDGDNEIPF is encoded by the coding sequence ATGTTCAATAAAGTAGTACTAGTTGGGAATTTAACAAGAGATATCGAGCTAAGATACACTACTAGTGGATCTGCTATAGGAAATTCCGGTATTGCTGTTACTAGAAAATTTAATACTAACGGCGAAAAACGTGAAGAGACATGCTTTATTGACATATCATTCTTTGGCAAATCAGCTGAGATAGCAAATCAATATTTAAGCAAAGGCTCTAAGCTTCTGATTGAAGGAAGATTAAAATTTGATCAATGGACCGACAACAATGGACAAAACCGTTCAAAGCACTCAATCGTAGTTGAAAATATGGAGATGCTTGGCGGAAATAGCGGAGCTAATGGACAAAGTCAAGGTGGATTTAATCAAAATAGTTCGTACTCACAACAACGAAATAATGGTTCAACTAATAGCTATGGCAATGGTGGATATCAAAATTCAGCACCACAAAGACAGCAAATGCAACCACAAAATAAAAAAGTACAAGAAGAGTACTATGAGGAAAAAATCCCTGATATAAACATTGACGCCGATAATTTTGATGGCGACAACGAAATACCGTTTTAA
- the rpsR gene encoding 30S ribosomal protein S18, which yields MAEKRKYSRKYCKFTEAKIDFIDYKDTSLLKYCLSERFKIMPRRLTGTSKRHQEMVEKAIKRARHAAIIPYIVDRKDVVSNPFDGL from the coding sequence ATGGCAGAAAAAAGAAAATATTCACGCAAATATTGTAAATTTACAGAAGCAAAAATTGATTTTATAGATTATAAAGATACTTCTCTTTTAAAGTATTGTTTATCAGAGAGATTTAAAATAATGCCAAGGCGTTTAACTGGCACATCAAAAAGACATCAAGAAATGGTAGAAAAAGCGATCAAAAGAGCTCGTCATGCAGCTATTATACCTTACATAGTAGATCGCAAAGATGTAGTTTCAAATCCTTTTGATGGACTATAA